A genomic region of Zalophus californianus isolate mZalCal1 chromosome 1, mZalCal1.pri.v2, whole genome shotgun sequence contains the following coding sequences:
- the LOC113916271 gene encoding keratin-associated protein 20-2-like, producing MSFYNNYYGGLSYGYGGLGCGYGCGFGGYGYASYRPCCYGGYWSSGFF from the coding sequence ATGAGCTTCTATAACAATTACTATGGTGGCCTGAGCTATGGCTATGGTGGCCTGGGATGTGGCTATGGATGTGGCTTTGGAGGATATGGATATGCCTCTTACCGTCCATGCTGCTATGGAGGATACTGGTCTTCTGGCTTCTTCTGA